Proteins encoded together in one Myxocyprinus asiaticus isolate MX2 ecotype Aquarium Trade chromosome 21, UBuf_Myxa_2, whole genome shotgun sequence window:
- the LOC127412045 gene encoding uncharacterized protein LOC127412045, with translation MSIPEPAFEAVSIPEPVFTSAPTLEEFSCSRPPVAPPETQIPALPASLPSAPPPETQIPTPPTALPTPSPAHPPESQIPDHPAAQPVPPPAAPPETQIPSLPAAPPSAPPPKTQIPTPPVALPTPSPVHPPESQIPDHPAAPSAPPPAAPPETQIPALPVAPPSAPPPETQIPTPPAAPPAPPPATHSESQVPEPTVSPPSGSSPPVAPTPMAQPPVAVPPVALPLVI, from the exons atgtccatcccagagccagcatttgAAGCCGTGTCCATCCCAGAACCAGTTTTCACATCTGCTCCAACCCTAGAGGAATTTTCG tgttcacggcctCCGGTGGCTCCTCCTGAGACTCAAATCCCTGCTCTTCCTGCGTCTCTGCCTTCGGCTCCTCCTCCTGAGACTCAAATCCCTACTCCTCCTACGGCTCTGCCCACTCCATCTCCAGCTCATCCTCCTGAGTCTCAAATCCCTGATCATCCAGCAGCTCAACCCGTTCCACCTCCGGCTGCTCCTCCTGAAACTCAAATCCCTTCTCTTCCTGCTGCTCCGCCTTCGGCTCCTCCTCCTAAGACTCAAATCCCTactcctcctgtggctctgcccacTCCATCTCCAGTTCATCCTCCTGAGTCTCAAATCCCTGATCATCCAGCAGCTCCATCCGCTCCACCTCCGGCTGCTCCTCCTGAAACTCAAATCCCTGCTCTTCCTGTGGCTCCGCCTTCAGCTCCTCCTCCTGAGACTCAAATCCCTACTCCTCCTGCAGCTCCACCTGCTCCACCTCCGGCTACGCATTCTGAGTCTCAAGTTCCTGAACCAACTGTGTCTCCACCCTCTGGGTCTTCACCACCAGTGGCTCCAACCCCTATGGCTCAGCCCCCCGTGGCTGTACCTCCAGTGGCTCTACCTCTTGTGATTTGA